One segment of Streptosporangium brasiliense DNA contains the following:
- a CDS encoding DUF4429 domain-containing protein, with protein MAEVMGRDGTWTFDGEILRIVPGRDRGVNKLRQFLGEVAVPLAAVAGIAYEPGKKGGRLRLRLREGADPFTQAARGRISDAADPYQLAVDADRTGVAGYFVDEVRNALVIDQVPDGPSDRYLMPGPGLPLTVSGGDGTATFDGESIRLEWNWAVEGVKKSAGPQRLPLKDLDGVDWIPAAGLENGHLRFNLRGTAHRLAPKHDPHCLVLWGMDKETRTAALFVAAVLARLPHPSAPPEPPPALEAPAPAAPAPAGDDPDALLRRLRELGDLRRDGVLTEEEFTVAKQALLGRF; from the coding sequence ATGGCGGAGGTCATGGGACGAGACGGGACATGGACGTTCGACGGCGAGATCCTGCGGATCGTGCCCGGCCGTGACCGGGGCGTGAACAAGCTGCGGCAGTTCCTCGGCGAGGTGGCGGTCCCGCTGGCGGCGGTGGCCGGCATCGCCTACGAGCCCGGCAAGAAGGGCGGGCGGCTGCGGCTGCGGCTGCGGGAGGGCGCCGACCCGTTCACCCAGGCCGCGCGGGGGCGGATCTCCGACGCGGCCGACCCCTACCAGCTGGCCGTCGACGCCGACCGCACGGGCGTCGCCGGATACTTCGTCGACGAGGTGCGCAACGCCCTGGTGATCGATCAGGTGCCCGACGGGCCCAGCGACCGCTATCTGATGCCCGGTCCCGGGCTGCCGCTGACGGTGTCGGGGGGTGACGGCACCGCGACGTTCGACGGCGAGTCGATCCGCCTGGAGTGGAACTGGGCGGTCGAAGGGGTCAAGAAGTCGGCCGGTCCCCAGCGCCTTCCGCTGAAGGACCTGGACGGCGTGGACTGGATCCCGGCCGCCGGGCTGGAGAACGGGCACCTGCGCTTCAACCTTCGGGGCACGGCGCACAGGCTGGCCCCCAAGCACGACCCGCACTGCCTCGTGCTGTGGGGCATGGACAAGGAGACCCGGACGGCCGCACTGTTCGTCGCCGCCGTCCTCGCCCGGCTGCCCCATCCCTCGGCCCCTCCGGAGCCGCCGCCCGCTCTCGAAGCCCCGGCGCCGGCCGCCCCCGCCCCCGCCGGCGACGACCCGGACGCGCTCCTGCGCCGCCTGCGCGAGCTCGGCGACCTCCGCCGGGACGGCGTGCTCACCGAGGAGGAGTTCACCGTCGCCAAGCAGGCGCTGCTGGGCCGCTTCTGA
- a CDS encoding MFS transporter: MSSRILPPSGPPRVLALAQLANAFGDGAYYVCSALYFTRIVGLTPTQVGSGLTLGWALGFLAGVPLGHLADRRGARGTAALLAVATGTAVGSLLFVRSFPLFVLAACLYTCCQCGLGAARQALLAGLVERAERTGVRAHLQATVNAGLAVGAALGGVALHLDTRQGYLAVFAMDALSFLVSALVLLRLPAVPSSPPAPAGEPALAVLRDRPYALIALLNMIMLLYMPLLSLVIPLWIVQRTQAPSWTVSALLVLNTLSVVLLQVRVARRVSGLDTASRSVRHAGLVMLASCAAFALSAAGPSAWAAGAALLVAACLQVLGEMMHTAGSWEIGFDLAPPDRQGQYQGFFGAGTAVARMLGPLLLTALIVTWGPPGWFLLGGLFLLAGSAMGPAVRWAERTRAAASTAGPLQPVPSLDPAGAYRRASR, encoded by the coding sequence GTGTCCAGCAGGATCCTCCCGCCCTCCGGGCCGCCCCGGGTTCTCGCGCTGGCGCAGCTGGCCAACGCCTTCGGTGACGGCGCCTACTACGTGTGCTCGGCGCTGTATTTCACCCGGATCGTGGGGCTCACCCCGACCCAGGTCGGTTCCGGGCTGACCCTCGGCTGGGCCCTGGGGTTCCTGGCGGGGGTCCCGCTCGGGCACCTCGCCGACCGGCGGGGGGCCCGGGGCACGGCGGCGCTGCTGGCCGTCGCGACCGGCACCGCGGTCGGCTCGTTGCTGTTCGTCCGGTCCTTCCCCCTGTTCGTCCTGGCCGCCTGCCTCTACACCTGCTGCCAGTGCGGCCTCGGGGCCGCCCGGCAGGCGCTGCTGGCCGGGCTGGTGGAACGGGCCGAGCGGACCGGGGTCCGAGCCCACCTGCAGGCGACGGTGAACGCCGGGCTGGCGGTCGGCGCGGCGCTCGGCGGGGTGGCCCTGCACCTCGACACTCGGCAGGGGTATCTGGCGGTCTTCGCGATGGACGCCCTGAGCTTCCTGGTCTCCGCCCTGGTGCTGCTCCGGCTGCCCGCCGTGCCGTCCTCGCCGCCCGCCCCCGCCGGGGAGCCGGCGCTGGCGGTGCTCCGCGACCGGCCCTACGCGCTGATCGCACTCCTCAACATGATCATGTTGCTGTACATGCCCCTCCTCAGCCTGGTGATCCCCCTGTGGATCGTGCAGCGGACCCAGGCGCCGAGCTGGACGGTCTCGGCGCTGCTGGTGCTCAACACGCTGAGCGTGGTGCTCCTGCAGGTGAGGGTGGCCCGCCGGGTGAGCGGCCTGGACACCGCCTCCCGGTCGGTACGGCACGCCGGCCTGGTGATGCTCGCCTCGTGCGCGGCGTTCGCGCTGTCGGCGGCCGGCCCCTCGGCGTGGGCCGCCGGCGCCGCCCTGCTCGTGGCCGCCTGCCTGCAGGTGCTCGGCGAGATGATGCACACCGCCGGCTCCTGGGAGATCGGCTTCGACCTGGCCCCGCCCGACAGGCAGGGCCAGTACCAGGGATTCTTCGGCGCGGGCACGGCGGTCGCGCGGATGCTCGGCCCCCTGCTGCTCACCGCCCTGATCGTCACCTGGGGCCCGCCGGGCTGGTTCCTGCTGGGCGGCCTGTTCCTGCTGGCCGGCTCCGCGATGGGGCCGGCCGTACGCTGGGCGGAACGCACCCGGGCGGCGGCCTCCACGGCCGGCCCCCTCCAGCCGGTGCCCTCCCTTGACCCCGCGGGCGCCTACCGCCGCGCATCGCGCTGA
- a CDS encoding AmiS/UreI family transporter yields MGAVGLLYVGAVLFINGLMLLGKVEPRATAILNLFVGALQVITPTVLIIMSRGDTDVILGASGIFLFGFTYLYVGIGLLGGFDTTGIGYFSLFVAIMALGYSFANFRILNDRPFGVIWLYWSFLWLLFFLLLGLKHDHLTTYTGWVTAIQGWVTAAIPSFLILTRYWQRWDQNVLAIILVVFGVVVFGALWPLTRKRGALSSRAGPAGGETIPAH; encoded by the coding sequence TTGGGAGCGGTTGGACTGCTCTACGTCGGCGCGGTGCTCTTCATCAACGGGCTGATGCTGCTGGGGAAGGTCGAGCCGCGGGCGACGGCCATCCTCAACCTCTTCGTCGGCGCGCTACAGGTGATCACGCCCACCGTGTTGATCATCATGTCCCGTGGTGACACGGACGTGATTCTCGGCGCGTCGGGGATCTTCCTGTTCGGGTTCACCTATCTCTATGTGGGGATCGGCCTGCTCGGCGGGTTCGACACCACCGGGATCGGCTACTTCTCGCTGTTCGTGGCCATCATGGCGCTCGGCTACTCGTTCGCGAACTTCCGGATCCTCAACGACAGGCCGTTCGGCGTCATCTGGCTCTACTGGTCGTTCCTGTGGCTGCTCTTCTTCCTGCTGCTGGGGCTGAAACACGATCACCTCACCACCTACACGGGCTGGGTGACGGCGATCCAGGGATGGGTCACGGCGGCCATTCCGTCGTTCCTCATCCTCACCCGCTACTGGCAGCGCTGGGACCAGAACGTCCTCGCGATCATCCTGGTCGTGTTCGGCGTGGTGGTGTTCGGCGCGCTGTGGCCGCTGACGAGGAAGAGAGGCGCGCTCTCCAGCCGGGCCGGACCCGCCGGAGGGGAGACGATCCCGGCGCACTAG
- a CDS encoding FmdB family zinc ribbon protein translates to MATYEYLCRECGRFDVQLPIGTAPASRDCSACGRGARRVFSPPGLSRVHPALSAALDLDERSREAPEVVSNIPREHPPRPPHPALARLPRP, encoded by the coding sequence ATGGCGACCTATGAATACCTTTGCCGAGAGTGCGGCCGGTTCGACGTCCAGCTGCCGATAGGGACCGCACCGGCATCTCGTGACTGCTCCGCGTGCGGACGCGGTGCCCGGCGCGTCTTCTCCCCACCGGGCCTGTCCCGGGTTCATCCGGCGCTGTCGGCCGCGCTCGACCTGGACGAGCGGAGCCGGGAGGCCCCCGAGGTCGTCTCAAACATCCCCCGCGAACACCCACCACGCCCGCCGCATCCGGCACTGGCACGCCTGCCGCGGCCGTAG
- a CDS encoding aminotransferase class I/II-fold pyridoxal phosphate-dependent enzyme encodes MSFSALNLDELTAQRERALRDYEALVQRGLSLDLTRGKPSGRQLDLASALLTRPGGHTAADGTDCRNYGGLQGLPELREIFSGLLQVPAGQLIAAGNSSLSLMHDSIVHALLSGVPGGEGRWVDAPRTAFLCPVPGYDRHFALCERFGIELIPVPMTAEGPDMDVVERLVLEDPQIKGIWAVPKYSNPSGVSYSDETVRRLAAMPTAAPDFRIFWDNAYAVHHLTDTPVEIADLLALCAESGNPDRAFVYGSTSKITFSGGGVAFFGSSPANVAWLLGHMAKGTIGPDKLNQLRHVEFLRDEEGVLEHMRRHRELIRPKFDAVDLILAKELGGTGLASWSSPEGGYFIGLDVLEGCAREVVRRAAGAGIALTPAGATHPYGDDPRDSTIRIAPTYPELEEVELAITGLAICVRLVGTEKLLEQAR; translated from the coding sequence GTGAGCTTTTCGGCCCTGAACCTCGATGAGCTGACCGCGCAGCGTGAGCGCGCCCTGCGCGACTACGAAGCGCTCGTCCAGCGAGGACTCTCCCTCGACCTCACCCGGGGCAAGCCGTCGGGGCGGCAGCTCGACCTGGCCTCCGCCCTCCTCACCCGGCCCGGCGGCCACACGGCCGCCGACGGGACCGACTGCCGCAACTACGGGGGGCTGCAGGGCCTGCCCGAGCTCCGGGAGATCTTCAGCGGCCTGCTGCAGGTGCCCGCCGGCCAGCTGATCGCGGCGGGCAACTCCAGCCTCTCGCTGATGCACGACTCCATCGTCCACGCGCTGCTCAGCGGGGTCCCGGGTGGCGAGGGCCGCTGGGTGGACGCGCCGCGGACCGCGTTCCTGTGCCCGGTCCCCGGGTACGACCGCCACTTCGCCCTGTGCGAGCGCTTCGGCATCGAGCTCATCCCCGTGCCGATGACCGCCGAAGGCCCCGACATGGACGTCGTCGAGCGGCTCGTGCTCGAAGACCCCCAGATCAAGGGGATCTGGGCCGTGCCGAAATACAGCAACCCCAGCGGCGTCTCCTACAGCGACGAGACGGTGCGGCGCCTGGCGGCCATGCCCACCGCCGCACCGGACTTCCGGATCTTCTGGGACAACGCCTACGCCGTGCACCACCTCACCGACACCCCGGTGGAGATCGCCGACCTGCTGGCGCTGTGCGCCGAGAGCGGCAACCCCGACCGCGCCTTCGTCTACGGCTCCACCTCGAAGATCACCTTCAGTGGCGGCGGCGTCGCCTTCTTCGGCTCGTCCCCGGCCAACGTGGCCTGGCTGCTCGGGCACATGGCCAAGGGGACCATCGGCCCCGACAAGCTCAACCAGCTCCGCCACGTGGAGTTCCTCCGCGACGAGGAGGGCGTCCTGGAGCACATGCGCCGCCACCGCGAGCTGATCCGGCCGAAGTTCGACGCGGTGGACCTGATCCTCGCCAAGGAACTGGGCGGCACCGGCCTGGCGTCCTGGTCCAGCCCCGAGGGGGGCTACTTCATCGGCCTCGACGTGCTGGAGGGCTGCGCGCGGGAGGTGGTGCGCCGGGCGGCCGGCGCAGGCATCGCCCTGACCCCGGCGGGCGCCACCCACCCCTACGGCGACGACCCCCGCGACAGCACCATCCGCATCGCGCCCACCTACCCGGAGCTGGAGGAGGTGGAACTGGCCATCACCGGCCTGGCCATCTGCGTGCGCCTCGTCGGGACCGAGAAGCTGCTGGAGCAGGCCCGGTAG